Within the Glycine soja cultivar W05 chromosome 3, ASM419377v2, whole genome shotgun sequence genome, the region gtatcaataacaattatttGCCTTGAAAAAACTCAGTAACAAATGTTTTATTCCAAAAAACACAATTGAATGCGTGAATAACAGACATAAAAAGTTATTTCACGCACAACTTAGCCGCTCATACTCATAATGTACGGAAAATTAAcatcttattatatataaaaataaattaaagagataaacagttaatattaaaggaaaaatatttttaaaaaatcctctactatattttttttacactttcaaattgagccaCTTAACAAATTCATCTTTTATACGAAAAGTTTTGTTTGGTTACAATAAACAAGAGATGAAACGAAGAAAATTGTGTGGAATTTGAGTGTGCATTTGTGTTTGGCTGAATGAATTTGTGTgggaatttttaaaattttatcatgaatcccacatcttttatttcttaccaatattaaaatttaaaaagttgtaattttcattaaattataatcaatagcagagattctttaaaaaaaaagtacattaaAAAACAGTTATAATTTCTCATATCTGAAATTACCTATTACCTGTACGATAAGGAATACTCGATTATAGAAATGGGAATCAACAGCGGAGGTACTACACCCCTCGGCATAGTCATCCTTACTACTTCTAATTTATACTTAGCTACATAGCCCAACcaacaaaattaattcaatgtAATGAGTACAACTCGTCAAAGCAAGAATTTTCgaaaaaacagaaacaaaacTTTTGCAAGTTGACTaaatatcaatcaattaaattacaattattGTACAATCATACACAGAACTCCAACGGATATGTAAGGTGCAACTAAGAAAAAAGCTAGCGCTACAAAAGCTATCAATCAATCTTCTTTGAAGAAAGAAACTTCCTGGTGAGATCAGATTTCAATTTGCATCCAAGAGAATGTGTTTTGATGAATAAGCCACCAATCTCTTCCTCCTTCTGTTCGTATACGTAGAAAGCTATAAACGCAAAGGTAACCCCTGTAACCATgacaagaaacaaaaattagtATCATTCCTCAccccaaaaaagaaaacaaacaagtatCATTCCCATTGGGGGTACTGGGTTCAAACAAAACACATAAGTAATATGAGGCATCGAAGAAGCTTGTCTTCTGGCAATAGCCCCGCCAAAAAGCGAAAAAGTGATTTGATGAGGTGAGTGTGACATATAACTTGTGACCCTCAGGAATGTCAGGTCAAATTATTCAATGAGGTATTCAAAAAAAAAGAGCTACAGACTTCTGAATGCTGATTGCAATTtgcaaatgaaattttttgaaataaaaaagttatcaaacatgattcaaaattcaaccAATGTCACAAATATTGTGATTTGCAAATTCAAGTAATATAACATTGGCTTCCTGTCATAATTTTATTGGTTGCAGAAATAAATCCAATTAAATGGAGGCAAGCATAGCAGTATATTTTCTGCGCAGACAAGTTCATGTTGGCGCATGCATGTTTgtttgtgtgtgagagagagaaccTATAGTATACAAGCTCTGCAGTGAAAAGGCTCCAAGGAAGCTGAGAATGAACAGAGAGAGAACAGCCTATTAATCAGCAAGGGAAAGAGTGTCAGTGCTTCTGATACTTAATAAACTTATACTCAGTAAATTGTCTGCATATGTAAGCTTGCTTATAAATAAACTTTCAcatagaaattttaaaacaaatgcaGTACAGATACCTTGAAGAACAGCACCCAATCATTCCCATCTGCAAGGGATTTCAAAACATTCACAGCAATATTCCATGATGAGGCTACTGAGAGAGCAATTTGATGAGACATATCTTCTGATAAGTGAAACCATGATTTGGGTATTTTCTCAAGAGTATACCCCAATCTGCACAAGCATTTAAAGCAGAGCAATAATTAGCATTTATTTAAACATTACAAACTCCAATGCTTCTAACAACTAGATTATCTTTATAGACATCATTGGACAAGTTGGTGTGACAACTGTAATATTCAACAGTACATAATGTACTTACATTTTTGCAGGTAGAATGCcatgaatgaataaaaagatCGATGCAAACAACAGAAGCTTTGTCAGAGCACTAATGATGGTATTTTCCGATGCAATGAAGTTGAAGTATATTGCAATCAAGACTAACAATGCGATGAAAGTTTGCTTTTTATCCTTCCAAAGCAATGTGTCGGCAACTGCAAATTAGCAGATCAATAAAACTTACAGAAATAAATGTAAACTGTAAAATTACTTCCACCATGAACTGGTTACAATGTTGTGTTGGTATAGTAGGTAGAAGAGATTTGATAGCATTGATCACACAAATAGATAATAACTGGTCAATTTAAGATAATCAATTAAGTTACAAACATTAACTTCAAAATTGGTTCAATTGTTGTTTTAGGCTTCTTAGAGCTAGCACATCAACCACATACATGCtttattacaattttaaaaaaggaattaTCAAGATTGAGATATATGGATAATAGGTAGTATATGATAAGGACCTGCAGTAGTGAGCATAACTACAACTTCCTGCACTATCTGTTACAATTTTACCCAATTTCTCTGTCTTGGAAAATAAATGTTATGTGAATCACATGTCTATCAATATGCTCTTGATTATAATCTAACCAGACTCATGAGACAATCAAACATATGATACAGTAATATAAGAGCAGCAGCCATGTGCCTATTTTTATATGGCTATTAACAGTTTAATTCTACTTTACAATAAACCCAGACCAATTGTAAAAACAGCAAGTCCAGATTGCCCGAACAAAGAAATTAGATACATATAGTTGATTATTCACACCTCTTCCACTTCCAAGATATATGGAAGCTTTTGAGGAACCTTCTCTTTTAGTTTTAGGTTGATTTTCAGCCTTCAAGTGTGTGTATGATTCAATTGTCCTACGCAGGCCCTCCTGCAAGAAACATTACAATCTCATTATTATGGGAGAAGCACCAGGCAAAAATTAGGATTAATGAATACACTCACTGCAATAGATGTAAGGACCTTGGTGCACTGAAATATCATCCACTTAAGAATAACATCTCATACTTGACTTcatgatatatattattattagataaTCTTAACTTGTTATCATCAGTGATTTTGGGGGCCTTGAGTTAGCCAAGTTCTcatgttttttctctttcaaagtATGAACAAACAAGAAGAATGTCCATGATAGAGcatatatattataacttttCTGAAACGTCATAGAACCTGTAGAGTTACGATGGGTGCATAGCCAAGGCGATCCTTTGCTTTTGAGCAATCAAAAGTCCTGCTGCAAGACGTGAGTCTTATTCTTGAAGGAGTTAACTGGGGCACCATCATCCCATATGGGCCTAGTAGCCTATATATCCACTCCACCAAATGTGCAAATGGCATGATAACAAAGGTAGGGATCTTTATTCTTGGCCTGCAAGTAACATGACTCAGATAACCAAGAAGAGGCATTGATAATGTTCGTGTTTGTTTATCTGAACAAAAAAGCATAATTATgttccttatttattttaaatataaaagcaAGAGACAAATACTTATGaattattgattaataatagGAAGCCAATATTCTAATTTACATAAAGAAATCATCATCATTATGCAGAAAAATAGATAACAAATAATAGCCACTAGCCAGGCTAGCAAGACCAAAATTTCCATAATCCAACATCCCAAATTGACAGCAACTTCAGCCTAATCCTGCTGATAAGCACAACTTAAATTTGCATCTTTCATACAATtttacaaaacaaagaaaaaggatgTATAAATGTTTACTGTGTATAATCAcatagaaattttatttataatctgaCACTTCCAAACTGCCACCCATGGGTGATGCAGACTAAGCATAACCTCAGATAATTTATgctatatttaagtttttaagtTTAGGAAAACTTTCCATATCTCTAGGTAGCCTCTATGTTTGATTAGGATTTGACTATTGGTTCAGTCTAGGATTATAAATACTCCTTTTCAGAGATTCAAATTggttttttctataaattattaaacattaataaaaaaagaaaacttgcaATTTTTTGCACGAAATTTGTGGGTGTTTTGAATCCTTGATTAATATCTAATGGTTAACAGTACGTAAGAACCTACCCTTCATATCCAAGACCTTCCACTACCACTGACACGAACTCCCAAAATTTCATAGGTTCCATATTTGTTATGAAATATgcctacaaaacaaatatctGTTAGCAAGAAAATATCACAACAATTGCTAAGTTTTCTAACTTGCAAATCAATCACTTTTTCCCCCTCCTTTAGTAGAAGAATGTAACAATTCATTCTTAGTCTAACAAACTAGGTCACTGATAGTGACAAGTCTTTCCTAACAGGCATTTTTTCATGTTTCCTCATTTTCCCAAATGAAGAGAACTACCCTTCATCATATCGTCAtcatttaatcaataatttacACCTTGCCAAGTATACACCTGTGAAGAACCAACAACCATTCAGCAATGAAGCTGCCCTGTCCAAACCTTGAAATATATCATTATCCCTGTATGTATgccttttaattttcatttacaaacacaaataaacaaaagataATAAGCAATAACAGAATCTTTCAGTGGTACCTCTCCTGCCACTTTTTCTGAAACTGGTCCTTCTGAAACTAGAGCTCGATCAGCACATATATGGGCATGAGCCACATTTTCAACATATGTGAAATCATAAACGTTATTGCCATCACCAATAAGGAACTGGTCAAGagagaaatataaataagagaaaaaaaaagaaaggttgAAGAAATTTTCTGCTAATGAGTAGTTAAATATGCATATTGTTTTGCAACCATTGTTGTACATATCCCTCCAAATGTGATACACCAAAATGTAGTCTTAGTCCAACTTCATGCAATTTGTGGATAGTTTCCCATTCATCAAGATGGTCGGTCCTAGggctaataaatattttaagattacATTGTCAATAGTGTTCAATTAGTTATTTATCAAGACCCAACATATGCACAACAAAATATAACCTTTAGCACAAACAGATCCAAGAATCAGCACCGCTGAACACACCATAACATCAGTCAATAAGCTAAAAAAAACTCAGTCAAGCTAATGATTAACATATATATGTCATTACACTCAACTGCAAGGCATGGGCTTTAGAGCATAAAAGCAGATCCAATAGAAATGAAGCTTCCTTTTAGTCATATGCAATACAATAGACAAATTCCAAGCCTTCTATAGGTCATATTTAGGTTTCTAAATTACTTCCAAAGTAAGTTACATTTTACATatatggaaaataaaataatctatatCAATAGGAGGAAGAAAAACAAGTACCTTAGATTTTCCTTTTCTGGCAGCATCAACTAGTGAAGGCACCAACAACCTGTCACCAGGCCCAAAAATGCTGCTAGGGCGTATGCAGCACGTTAGGAGCCCATTAGTCCCATTAGCTTTAATAACCAATGCCTCACCCTCAGCTTTTGTCGCTGAATAATGATCATTAGGCTGAAACAAACCGAATTCAGCTCAGGACTACCCCAATCGATCTAATAACAAGATCCATAGATAAACATATAAACATATCATTTTCAAGTTCCATACGAGAAAGAATGAAAGCCGAAACTAATAAACACGTTCGAATACTTATtgttatttaagtaaaaaaagaaaagagttgcTAAAAGTGTGTACCGAATGCGCATAAGGCATTGTTTCGTTTCCATTATGAATTCCATGAACGCCGTCGAAGACGACGCTGGGAGAGCTGGTGTAAACGAGACGCTTCACGTTCAGCTCCACGCAAGCATCGATGACATTCTTGGTCCCTTTACAAGAAAACCAAAAGATCTCAGCCGGATGGATTCAAACTTGCAGAAGAAGAGTGAGGTTTTTATTTACCTTGCACATTGACGGAATGATGAAGCTGGTAGTTGTTAATGGAAGAGTTCGGAGCAGCCATGTGGAACACAACCTCAACTCCCTCCAACGCTGCACTACTCATACAACAACAGCAACATTAGTGTCGTGCGTGTCAGAGTGAGAAATGTTGAGAGAATAGTTAGTTACCTTTTAGAAGTTGGGCCTTGTTGCGAAGATCAAGGGAGACATATTGGGCCCGGCCAGAGTGCAGGGCCTGGCCGAGAAGCCCTAACTGCTCAGCGGGCTCGAGAACAATGTTGGCCTCCAAATCGGCGATGCGAACGCAGTACTCGTTGTGACGGATTAGCATTTCCACTAAATGCCGAGCTGCGAAACCACGACCTCCGGTCACCACGCACCACTTATCTTCCGCCGCTGCCATACTCAAAACTCAAACACACACCACGCTCTCACCTGATTCGATTCGAAGAATCGCAGATTCACACTAAGGCTGTAGATCTCGCCGCAAACACGCGACCAACGGCGGAGCGACGCGGCGGTGGAGTGACGGAGGAGCGAAGAGaagcgaagagagaaaatggACAAGTGAGAAGGCCAGTGGAGAAGCTTCTCGAaaggatgataaaatgaggcACCAACAAGGaagagttttgtttttctttttcaaaataaattgtgaCGTTGGaacaaaattaatcaattaattttactaCTCAATTAAAGGcatcattattttaatcttaattataaaaaaatgaataaaataatttttccatcaattttttatatttgattttttatatgtaataattcaaaaaaaaataataatttaatttaaatcataattaagtaaaaaaataaaaatttcttataatttaaacaaaattataaataagtatCTTAAAAGTAACATGACattatgagaataaaaaaaaaactttacatgCTCTTAAAAAACCCAACATGTACGATGATGCCTCACGACGTTGGCAAGGAGAATATCCAACACAAACAAGGCTTGTGAATTGAGAACTACAGCTTTGATTTAATTCCTTCCACAATAGATCGTGTTTCTCTTTGCAAGAAGAGGAtagtgtttcttcttcttctttgcaaCGTTTGACAGTTGGGAGAAGAGGATAGTGTTTCTGAGCTGAAAACGAAAGGGAATTATCTTTGCAACTCGACAGAGTTGAAGCTGGTGGTTTCGAGAACTGGTGCAGTTAACTGTGTAGATGCAGACTCTATTTCGGACCTTGATCTGCTAATGAATTTGTGTGATGAGTTGGAGGAAGGAGACAGTTTGGTTCGATGTCTTAGTGTGATGTTTTAAAGGCAAATATTATGTCAAGGGAGGTTAAATTctgattttagaaatttttaaaatcttgtcgtaaacaaataaagtttttgtttgaaagaaagattttgtaaaataaataatagatttttgaaaacacaatcaaaaaaGATTTTACAAAGCAGAATAAATTTCCAAATATCTAATAGCAAATTCAAAACTTAAGTTAATTAAAGCTGAGAGTAAGTAAGTAAAGATCAGATGCAAGGAGTTATATTAGTTCGCCTTCACCATTAAGACTATGTTCAATTGTTGACAAATTATCAAGTTTCACCACCTTTTCACAAATTACAAGTATTATGTCACTATCATTTCTAACTCTACAAATCAAGCTCTACCCCAAACTTGATCACCacttagtattttttgttttaccaaACCACAACTAactataaacaaataataagatatttgttgtttgtgtttgcacaatttttagttttttctcttaatatatTCGAAGTGTTTTGTTTTGCTCTTTTTTACAAAATGAACAATGAATGATTGTGTTATATCTTCAAGTGTTCGTTGTCTCATAATTGTTAGATTTCTTTACTTGTTCttcatttgatgataatggTTGTTGGAGCACTAAATGTAGGTCCTTTCTCCATGTAGAGAACCCACTTTGTTTAGCTTTCCTATTGAACACTTTAGCAGAAATTTACTTCtcaattatgggaaagagtgatcgaacggagattaagaaaggagactcaagttactgagaatcaatttggtttcatgccgggaaggtcgaccatggaagcgatttatttattacggcgggtgatggagcaatatcgcatggcccaacaagacttgcacttgatttttattgacttggagaaagcgta harbors:
- the LOC114405678 gene encoding 3beta-hydroxysteroid-dehydrogenase/decarboxylase-like isoform X2 is translated as MAAPNSSINNYQLHHSVNVQGTKNVIDACVELNVKRLVYTSSPSVVFDGVHGIHNGNETMPYAHSPNDHYSATKAEGEALVIKANGTNGLLTCCIRPSSIFGPGDRLLVPSLVDAARKGKSKFLIGDGNNVYDFTYVENVAHAHICADRALVSEGPVSEKVAGEAYFITNMEPMKFWEFVSVVVEGLGYEGPRIKIPTFVIMPFAHLVEWIYRLLGPYGMMVPQLTPSRIRLTSCSRTFDCSKAKDRLGYAPIVTLQEGLRRTIESYTHLKAENQPKTKREGSSKASIYLGSGRVADTLLWKDKKQTFIALLVLIAIYFNFIASENTIISALTKLLLFASIFLFIHGILPAKILGYTLEKIPKSWFHLSEDMSHQIALSVASSWNIAVNVLKSLADGNDWVLFFKAVLSLFILSFLGAFSLQSLYTIGVTFAFIAFYVYEQKEEEIGGLFIKTHSLGCKLKSDLTRKFLSSKKID
- the LOC114405678 gene encoding 3beta-hydroxysteroid-dehydrogenase/decarboxylase-like isoform X1, coding for MAAAEDKWCVVTGGRGFAARHLVEMLIRHNEYCVRIADLEANIVLEPAEQLGLLGQALHSGRAQYVSLDLRNKAQLLKALEGVEVVFHMAAPNSSINNYQLHHSVNVQGTKNVIDACVELNVKRLVYTSSPSVVFDGVHGIHNGNETMPYAHSPNDHYSATKAEGEALVIKANGTNGLLTCCIRPSSIFGPGDRLLVPSLVDAARKGKSKFLIGDGNNVYDFTYVENVAHAHICADRALVSEGPVSEKVAGEAYFITNMEPMKFWEFVSVVVEGLGYEGPRIKIPTFVIMPFAHLVEWIYRLLGPYGMMVPQLTPSRIRLTSCSRTFDCSKAKDRLGYAPIVTLQEGLRRTIESYTHLKAENQPKTKREGSSKASIYLGSGRVADTLLWKDKKQTFIALLVLIAIYFNFIASENTIISALTKLLLFASIFLFIHGILPAKILGYTLEKIPKSWFHLSEDMSHQIALSVASSWNIAVNVLKSLADGNDWVLFFKAVLSLFILSFLGAFSLQSLYTIGVTFAFIAFYVYEQKEEEIGGLFIKTHSLGCKLKSDLTRKFLSSKKID